The Verrucomicrobiota bacterium genome has a segment encoding these proteins:
- a CDS encoding RraA family protein, giving the protein MSLTQQDLDALRALSTPTVSNAVELFNLRPRNHGFMSPEIRSLFPEFGVMAGYAITGRFAADQPATRPGSRYDFWKRILEIPEPRVVVMQDLDQPVGVGAYFGEVQSTIHQRLGCIGVVTNGHVRDLDEVHAMGFNYFAAGVCVSHAYVHLIDFGGPVKVGGTLVRTGDLIHADKHGVLVVPTDIVRDIPQAAAKVAEREQRIIGHCKSPSFSLEELKRLYES; this is encoded by the coding sequence ATGAGCCTCACCCAACAAGATCTCGACGCGCTGCGCGCCCTGAGCACGCCAACCGTCTCCAACGCCGTCGAGTTGTTCAATCTCCGCCCGCGAAACCACGGGTTCATGTCCCCGGAAATTCGCAGCCTGTTCCCGGAGTTCGGCGTCATGGCGGGCTACGCCATCACTGGCCGTTTCGCAGCCGATCAACCTGCGACGCGCCCCGGTTCGCGCTACGATTTTTGGAAGCGCATTCTGGAAATCCCGGAACCGCGCGTCGTCGTGATGCAAGACCTAGACCAACCTGTGGGCGTCGGGGCCTACTTTGGCGAAGTTCAATCCACCATTCACCAGCGCCTCGGCTGCATTGGTGTCGTGACGAATGGACACGTTCGGGACCTGGACGAGGTGCACGCGATGGGCTTCAACTACTTCGCCGCCGGCGTTTGCGTTTCCCACGCTTACGTGCACCTCATTGATTTCGGCGGGCCGGTCAAAGTGGGCGGAACTCTTGTCCGGACCGGCGACTTGATTCATGCCGACAAGCACGGCGTGCTCGTCGTCCCGACCGACATCGTGCGCGACATTCCTCAGGCCGCGGCAAAAGTTGCGGAGCGGGAGCAGCGCATCATCGGCCACTGCAAATCTCCGAGCTTCTCCCTGGAAGAACTGAAGCGGCTTTACGAATCGTGA
- a CDS encoding type II toxin-antitoxin system VapC family toxin, translating to METVYIETSIVSYLVADSSRDLVTAANQQITRGWWQQRRESFACLISQEVLVEASRGDSEQVRRRLEVLAQLPRVAVSGDAQELARVFLATGCLPPPAVRDAVHLAVATAIATDYLLTWNCRHLANAQILKRLEREAQQLGRVLPRVCTPLELMGELPYETRSDS from the coding sequence ATGGAAACCGTTTACATTGAAACCAGCATCGTGAGCTACTTGGTGGCTGATTCGAGTCGCGACTTGGTGACCGCCGCCAATCAGCAGATAACTCGGGGCTGGTGGCAACAACGACGGGAGAGCTTTGCTTGCCTGATTTCCCAGGAAGTCCTCGTGGAGGCGAGCCGGGGTGACTCGGAGCAAGTCCGGCGACGGCTGGAGGTGCTGGCGCAGCTGCCCCGCGTGGCCGTTAGCGGGGACGCTCAGGAATTGGCCCGCGTCTTTCTGGCTACCGGGTGCCTTCCACCCCCAGCAGTCCGCGATGCCGTGCATCTGGCGGTTGCCACGGCCATTGCCACGGACTACCTTCTAACGTGGAACTGTCGCCATCTGGCCAATGCGCAAATCTTGAAACGCCTCGAACGCGAGGCTCAACAGCTCGGTCGTGTGCTGCCGCGCGTTTGCACCCCGTTGGAGCTAATGGGAGAACTACCCTATGAAACCCGATCCGATTCTTGA
- a CDS encoding levanase, with protein sequence MRILRLTAVALLLACAFHVSAAELYHEPFRPQFHFTPERNWMNDPNGMVFFKGEYHLFYQYNPFGDKWGHMSWGHAVSRDLVHWEHLPVALPEENGVMIFSGSAVVDWKNTSGFGQDGAPPLVAIYTGHYTKRPLQNQHIAYSTDRGRTWTKFSGNPVLDIGEKDFRDPKVFWHEPTRRWVMAVAWPVKRNVRFYASPNLKQWTHLSDFGPTGSTNGIWECPDLFPVRLEGKPGESKWVLIVNVGSGAPAGGSGCQYFVGDFDGTRFTLDEASQLPLWADYGRDFYAAVSWSDIPKHDGRRLWIGWMSNWEYAGVVPTSPWRSAMSLPRELLLRRVDEGFRLLQTPVRELRKLRSQHVRNRGGTVDEIAQWLRQKNVRGAQLEIDVDFEVRGAAAFGLKVRQGNGEETVIRCEPASQRLFLDRARSGKTDFHAKFSGVYEAPLLVRDGRVRLQVFVDTSSVEVFANDGEAVLTGLVLPVSSSSGLEVWGTETGPKVRRFDIWKLRSVWREYGSGGRSGMATTSLPFIFLTAKGEKLDVRAGMSLGADDYCLVRGMDDKARSAELHSAVSQNCILRGVSQSEHAGTCRRPADWKSALRFSGRSVVNPTVCTVSHQAGGER encoded by the coding sequence ATGCGAATCCTTCGGCTGACCGCAGTGGCACTTCTCCTGGCCTGCGCATTTCACGTTTCTGCCGCCGAACTTTACCACGAGCCGTTCCGTCCCCAGTTCCATTTCACGCCCGAACGGAATTGGATGAACGATCCGAACGGGATGGTTTTCTTCAAAGGCGAATATCACCTCTTTTACCAATACAATCCTTTCGGCGATAAATGGGGACACATGAGCTGGGGCCACGCCGTCAGCCGCGACCTCGTCCATTGGGAACACTTGCCCGTCGCGTTGCCGGAGGAAAACGGCGTGATGATTTTCTCCGGAAGCGCGGTCGTGGACTGGAAAAACACCAGCGGTTTTGGCCAGGACGGCGCGCCGCCGCTCGTCGCCATCTACACGGGCCATTACACGAAACGACCTCTGCAAAATCAGCATATCGCTTACAGCACCGACCGCGGACGCACCTGGACTAAGTTCTCCGGCAATCCCGTTCTCGACATCGGCGAGAAGGATTTTCGCGATCCGAAAGTCTTCTGGCATGAACCGACGCGCCGCTGGGTCATGGCCGTGGCCTGGCCGGTCAAACGCAACGTTCGGTTCTATGCTTCCCCCAACTTGAAGCAATGGACCCACCTGAGCGATTTCGGTCCGACGGGTTCGACCAACGGAATCTGGGAATGTCCCGACCTGTTCCCGGTTCGCCTGGAAGGCAAGCCGGGCGAATCGAAGTGGGTCTTGATTGTGAACGTCGGCTCCGGCGCACCGGCGGGCGGTTCCGGTTGCCAGTACTTTGTGGGCGACTTCGACGGCACACGCTTTACGCTCGATGAGGCGTCCCAACTGCCGCTTTGGGCCGACTACGGCCGGGATTTCTATGCGGCGGTGTCCTGGTCGGACATTCCGAAGCACGATGGCCGCCGACTCTGGATCGGCTGGATGAGCAACTGGGAATACGCGGGCGTGGTGCCGACGTCGCCGTGGCGCAGCGCGATGTCTTTGCCGCGCGAACTTCTCCTGCGGCGTGTGGATGAAGGTTTTCGATTACTTCAAACTCCCGTGCGCGAATTGCGAAAGCTTCGCAGCCAGCATGTCCGCAATCGGGGCGGGACGGTTGACGAAATCGCGCAATGGCTCAGGCAGAAAAACGTCCGAGGCGCTCAGTTGGAAATCGACGTTGATTTCGAGGTGCGCGGCGCGGCTGCCTTCGGCTTGAAAGTTCGGCAAGGCAACGGCGAGGAAACGGTGATCCGCTGCGAACCGGCCAGCCAGCGGCTCTTCCTCGACCGCGCGCGCTCCGGCAAAACGGATTTCCATGCGAAATTCTCCGGAGTTTATGAGGCTCCGCTGCTTGTACGGGATGGCCGCGTGCGTTTGCAGGTGTTCGTGGACACGTCCTCGGTCGAAGTATTCGCCAACGATGGCGAGGCCGTGCTCACGGGTCTGGTTCTTCCTGTTTCGAGCAGCAGCGGTCTGGAGGTGTGGGGAACTGAGACCGGCCCGAAGGTTCGGAGATTCGACATTTGGAAGTTGCGTTCGGTCTGGCGTGAATACGGCTCAGGAGGCAGATCAGGAATGGCGACCACCAGCCTTCCCTTCATCTTTCTCACCGCGAAGGGGGAGAAGCTCGACGTCCGCGCGGGCATGAGTCTAGGCGCCGACGATTACTGCTTGGTCCGCGGGATGGACGACAAAGCTCGTAGCGCAGAGTTGCACTCTGCCGTATCGCAGAATTGTATTCTGCGGGGCGTCTCCCAGTCCGAGCACGCTGGGACTTGCCGGCGCCCTGCCGATTGGAAATCTGCGCTACGGTTCTCCGGTCGATCTGTCGTCAATCCCACGGTCTGCACAGTATCTCACCAAGCCGGTGGCGAAAGATGA
- a CDS encoding YqgE/AlgH family protein: MAEKFKSLKGQLLLDSGMLNGSFFHRTVVLICQHDAEGAFGLVINRSSENKVGEMLVADLPDMLKEQSLFLGGPVQPTALSYLHADTFLPQANVISNLNLGHSLDSLVEIGESLSPSQQVRIYAGYAGWGPGQLDDEMKRKAWLTHPASIEVVFAKDPATLWRAIVSQKKGVQFRLLSQMPDDLSWN, translated from the coding sequence ATGGCTGAGAAATTCAAATCGCTGAAAGGCCAGTTGCTGCTGGACAGCGGCATGCTGAACGGTTCGTTCTTCCACCGAACCGTCGTCCTGATTTGCCAGCACGATGCAGAAGGCGCGTTCGGCCTCGTGATCAACCGCTCCAGCGAAAACAAGGTCGGCGAAATGCTCGTTGCCGACCTTCCCGACATGCTCAAGGAACAATCCCTTTTCCTGGGCGGGCCGGTCCAACCCACGGCTTTGAGTTACCTCCACGCCGATACGTTTCTGCCTCAAGCCAATGTCATTTCCAATCTCAACCTGGGGCATTCGCTCGACTCGCTGGTGGAAATCGGTGAATCGCTCTCTCCGAGCCAGCAAGTGCGGATTTACGCCGGATACGCCGGCTGGGGGCCGGGACAGCTCGACGACGAAATGAAGCGCAAGGCCTGGCTGACTCACCCGGCGTCCATCGAAGTCGTTTTTGCCAAGGATCCCGCCACGCTCTGGCGAGCTATTGTCAGCCAGAAGAAAGGCGTCCAATTCAGACTCCTCTCCCAAATGCCGGACGATTTGTCGTGGAACTGA
- a CDS encoding response regulator transcription factor: MTAWSAGWTTKLVAQSCTLPYRRIVFCGASPSPSTLGLAGALPIGNLRYGSPVDLSSIPRSAQYLTKPVAKDDLLAAIRVRLARAAQQATPEFKPNFASAKPLEKELGLTPRVAETLLWLAQGKTNSDIATILGNSESTVKKHVLEIFAKLGVETRTAASLRALEVLSSPAAKSG; encoded by the coding sequence ATTACTGCTTGGTCCGCGGGATGGACGACAAAGCTCGTAGCGCAGAGTTGCACTCTGCCGTATCGCAGAATTGTATTCTGCGGGGCGTCTCCCAGTCCGAGCACGCTGGGACTTGCCGGCGCCCTGCCGATTGGAAATCTGCGCTACGGTTCTCCGGTCGATCTGTCGTCAATCCCACGGTCTGCACAGTATCTCACCAAGCCGGTGGCGAAAGATGATCTGCTCGCGGCCATTCGCGTGCGGCTGGCCCGTGCTGCCCAGCAAGCCACGCCGGAATTCAAACCGAATTTCGCCAGCGCCAAACCGCTGGAGAAAGAGCTTGGACTGACACCGCGCGTGGCGGAAACGTTGCTCTGGCTGGCTCAGGGCAAGACCAACAGCGATATCGCGACCATCCTAGGCAACAGCGAGAGCACGGTCAAAAAGCACGTCCTGGAAATCTTCGCCAAACTCGGCGTGGAAACGCGCACCGCCGCAAGTCTCCGCGCGCTGGAAGTGTTGAGTTCACCGGCCGCGAAATCCGGCTGA
- a CDS encoding Ldh family oxidoreductase, with the protein MQISELLPGRTEAALRIVSAEESKVSPDSLLKFCAACFEKLGVPADDARITAENLIFANLRGVDSHGVIRLKIYTERLRAGGFKARVHPRITSEHASSALLDAGHGLGQIAGVEAMKLAIAKAEATGAAIVGVQNSNHFGAAAFYAIQAVESGMIGFAATNAGASMAPTGGREGRLGNNPVAIAVPAGKYPPLVLDMATGAVAWGKIFLAQQKHEKIPPSWALDKHGLPTDDPNAAADRGLIQPFGGYKGYGLSLFVDILTGVLVGGGFSTHVKGLYQKLESPSDVAQSFAAIKIDNFMPRAEFSRRVEEIIDLMHSCPRAPGSERIYVPGEIEHETEQRRRAEGIPINATLREELVGLALDLSLPSPL; encoded by the coding sequence CTGCAAATCTCCGAGCTTCTCCCTGGAAGAACTGAAGCGGCTTTACGAATCGTGAGCGCCGAGGAATCGAAAGTCTCCCCCGACTCGCTCTTGAAGTTCTGCGCCGCTTGCTTCGAGAAGCTGGGCGTGCCGGCGGACGACGCGAGAATCACGGCAGAGAATTTGATCTTCGCAAACCTGCGCGGGGTCGATTCCCACGGCGTGATTCGGCTGAAGATCTACACGGAGCGGCTGCGCGCGGGCGGATTCAAGGCCCGCGTGCATCCTCGAATCACTTCCGAACACGCTTCCAGCGCGTTGCTCGACGCCGGGCATGGCCTCGGACAGATCGCCGGCGTGGAGGCGATGAAGCTGGCGATTGCCAAGGCAGAAGCCACGGGCGCCGCGATCGTGGGAGTCCAGAACAGCAATCACTTTGGCGCGGCGGCGTTCTATGCGATCCAGGCGGTCGAGAGCGGAATGATCGGTTTCGCGGCGACAAATGCCGGCGCCAGCATGGCTCCCACGGGCGGACGCGAAGGACGTCTGGGCAACAATCCCGTCGCCATCGCCGTGCCGGCCGGGAAATATCCGCCGCTCGTGCTCGATATGGCGACCGGCGCCGTGGCCTGGGGAAAAATTTTCTTGGCGCAGCAGAAGCACGAGAAAATCCCTCCCTCGTGGGCGTTGGACAAACACGGCCTGCCGACCGACGACCCCAACGCCGCCGCAGATCGCGGTTTGATTCAGCCTTTCGGAGGATACAAAGGCTATGGGTTAAGCCTGTTCGTCGACATTCTCACGGGCGTGCTCGTGGGCGGTGGATTCTCGACCCACGTCAAGGGCTTGTATCAGAAGCTCGAATCGCCGAGCGATGTGGCGCAGTCGTTTGCCGCCATCAAGATCGACAACTTCATGCCGCGCGCCGAGTTCAGCCGTCGGGTCGAGGAAATCATCGATCTCATGCACTCGTGTCCGCGCGCGCCTGGCAGCGAACGCATTTACGTCCCTGGCGAAATCGAGCACGAGACCGAGCAGCGCCGCCGGGCCGAAGGCATTCCGATCAACGCGACGCTGCGGGAAGAATTGGTTGGCCTGGCGCTAGATCTGAGCTTGCCTTCGCCGCTTTGA